From the genome of Lasioglossum baleicum chromosome 13, iyLasBale1, whole genome shotgun sequence, one region includes:
- the Chb gene encoding CLIP-associating protein isoform X5, giving the protein MAVNPRDMDGFMPLLSTSDIKKKLHVGSLLYNYLGDPDKTIECQDIGLFIDNLIPWLSNGNPKVVQNGLEALTSLADRMGHDFKPYVSSIIQPTIDRLGDSKDATREKAQLVLLKIMEKGCMSPQQLLDRLRPSFVHKNAKLREEALILLTTTLNEHGADEMILSGVIPSIVKLLSDPSEKVRETAMNTLADIYRHVGERLRVDLQRKHNVPQAKMLLLIDKFDQLKATGNLLPLAMSSDVGKSMDETDRAIKSAPVKRSTAPPKRGQFGPAKAPPSAIAHPGNTPQTVPRATTVKRNVSIKSAAGQAGAVDEETFVTAFEDVPSVNLFSARDLEEQMKTIREIIGDDKKDWKQRTESMKKLRSIVIAGGINYENFMECLKNMQRAFEVACTDLRSQVVREACITLAYLSLHLKNKFASSGEAVLLTLMNLIQNSAKVVASAGAVAVRFILQNTHCSRFVPIITSCLNNKSKDIRRASCEYLNLVLQTWPTQILQKHVQILQDTIKKGIADSDSEARAFARKSYWAFKDHFPEQAEALLNSLDTAYKRSLMSLSNSGSINSLNVVTRSASVSPRTSRPAMSATDRGTPGGRSTSAIDLQAAQRAKARMMYANISRQKASLPRPSKSPDTTAVASPERTARTRTRMSGVSQSQPSSRSGSPSSRLSYATYNREGESLIARPRRLSGHGIRSTGNSREPSPQRFGMDRSFASKIRGRNLYMSPTDRPQSRPVMAQKMLQQSREAESALADALTFDNIDSYTRTPRGKGDHSDDSETSSICSERSMDSFRRPNDSFSWSGSQQRLYRDMWDQSIPKDIKEIIENCAHKHWGDRKEGLVGLQHFLSNGNTLTETQLRKVTDIFTKMFMDSHTKVFSLFLDTLNELVATHSEDLGDWLYVLCARLLNKLGTDLLGSIQAKIHKTLDVVRECFPGEQLLPAVMRYLTDPTQTPNTRVKVATLTFITQIAETAEPSALSNSAGTALARLLDWSNDVKSQDVRRHAQNAVISLYNLNPPKVTMILAELPKSYQEAALPLVQNHLRKSSGSNPASPGTPPPRAQSSPARSKLKTEVENADENLEEVYNTSHRSLRRTTAEIQNYGFERLERATTSKDSGISNMADVEEKIEGLTLCNSGRSSSVSSPTQRGRSVTSIITVNGSSDTIAGDLILPQENNGYKSHTGPLPDSAKRPEVLDNMIKTLQSKMTQTDEKVLALQEFQLYVREGDAAFIKQHFKKLLKTLLDSLTNDSKKMQVEVLQTLMDMLKCPELVDSFSVYPELLVLKVINAYKLDDQKLDSSSSSSSNSGNTRTNVFWVAEKCAATIAMVLKPEQVIHLVSTIITTEPYPLNMGAIKMLHKVVEHWGREAIEPHLSKVMPGLIKAYDDSESAVRKSAVFCMVAIHLAVGEEVLKPHLSCLYTSKLKLLNIYIQRAQQANSQPASPRSNSKN; this is encoded by the exons GTTGTTCAGAATGGTCTCGAGGCGCTCACATCTCTGGCGGATCGAATGGGCCACGACTTCAAGCCCTACGTCTCCAGTATAATTCAGCCGACGATAGATAGACTAG GAGACAGCAAGGATGCGACCCGGGAGAAGGCGCAGCTTGTGCTGCTCAAAATCATGGAGAAGGGCTGCATGTCGCCCCAACAGCTCCTGGACAGACTGCGACCGTCTTTTGTACATAAAAACGCCAAGCTCAGAGAAGAAGCGCTGATCCTACTGACGACAACGTTGAACGA GCATGGCGCGGACGAAATGATCCTGTCGGGCGTGATTCCAAGTATCGTGAAACTGCTCTCGGACCCATCCGAAAAAGTCCGGGAGACTGCGATGAACACGCTGGCAGACATCTACAGACACGTTGGCGAACGGCTGCGCGTGGACCTGCAGAGGAAACACAATGTACCACAGGCTAA GATGTTGTTGCTGATAGATAAGTTCGACCAGCTGAAAGCAACCGGTAACCTGCTGCCCCTGGCGATGTCCTCGGACG TTGGAAAGAGCATGGACGAGACGGACAGAGCG ATTAAGTCAGCTCCTGTGAAGAGGTCAACGGCTCCTCCAAAGAGAGGACAATTTGGACCTGCGAAAGCTCCCCCGTCTGCTATTG CTCATCCTGGTAACACTCCACAAACGGTTCCAAGGGCAACAACCGTCAAAAGAAACGTATCAATAAAATCAGCAGCAG GTCAGGCTGGTGCTGTCGACGAGGAAACTTTCGTCACAGCATTCGAAGATGTGCCATCCGTGAACTTGTTCTCAGCAAGGGATCTAGAAGAACAGATGAAAACGATAAGAGAAATTATTGGCGACGATAAGAAGGACTGGAAGCAAAGAACAGAGAGC ATGAAAAAACTGCGATCAATCGTGATCGCGGGGGGTATAAATTACGAGAACTTCATGGAGTGTTTAAAGAACATGCAAAGAGCGTTCGAGGTCGCCTGCACGGATCTCAGGTCGCAAGTCGTGAGGGAAGCGTGTATCACCTTAGCGTATCTGAGTCTACACTTGAAAAATAAGTTCGCTAGTTCTGGAGAGGCAGTCTTGCTCACCTTAATGAACCTGATACAAAATAGTGCCAAG GTCGTGGCATCAGCCGGTGCAGTGGCCGTCAGGTTTATTCTACAGAACACACACTGCAGCCGTTTCGTGCCAATTATCACGTCGTGTTTAAACAACAAAAGTAAAGACATACGACGAGCCTCCTGTGAATATCTGAATTTAGTTCTGCAAACGTGGCCTACCCAGATATTGCAGAAACATGTACAAATTTTACAAGACACAATCAAGAAGGGCATCGCGGACTCGGATTCGGAAGCGAGAGCTTTCGCCAGAAA GTCATACTGGGCATTCAAAGATCATTTTCCGGAACAAGCAGAAGCGCTGCTCAATAGTCTGGACACTGCGTACAAACGATCTCTGATGTCGCTTAGCAATAGCGGTAGTATAAACAGTTTGAATGTGGTCACGAGATCGGCGAGTGTCAGCCCTAGGACATCCCGACCTGCGATGAGCGCCACAG ATCGTGGAACACCGGGCGGTAGATCAACGAGCGCCATAGATCTGCAAGCCGCACAAAGAGCAAAAGCTAGGATGATGTACGCAAACATCAGCAGGCAGAAAGCCTCCCTCC CGCGTCCCAGTAAATCACCAGACACCACAGCAGTGGCTAGTCCAGAAAGAACCGCAAGAACAAGAACGAGAATGTCCGGAGTGTCGCAATCTCAGC CCAGCAGTCGGTCGGGATCACCGTCGTCTAGGTTGAGTTACGCCACGTATAATCGCGAAGGAGAATCCTTGATCGCAAGGCCCAGGCGATTATCTGGACATGGCATCAGAAGCACCGGCAACAGCCGCGAACCTAGCCCGCAAAGGTTCGGAATGGACAGGAGTTTCGCTAGTAAAATACG GGGAAGGAATTTGTACATGTCGCCGACGGACAGGCCTCAATCCAGACCGGTGATGGCACAAAAAATGCTGCAACAGTCGCGCGAAGCGGAATCAGCGTTGGCGGATGCGCTCACCTTCGACAATATCGACAGTTACACCAGAACGCCCAGGGGCAAAGGTGATCACAGTGACGACAGCGAAACTAGCAGTATATGCTCTGAAAGGAGCATGGACAGCTTTAGACGACCGAATGAC TCGTTCTCATGGAGTGGCTCCCAGCAAAGACTGTACCGTGATATGTGGGATCAGTCTATCCCTAAG GATATTaaggaaattattgaaaattgtgcgCATAAACATTGGGGAGATAGGAAAGAGGGTTTGGTAGGCTTACAACATTTCCTCTCCAATGGGAACACGCTTACGGAGACGCAGCTGCGCAAAGTAACAGACATCTTTACTAAGATGTTCATGGATTCACACACGAAGGTGTTCAGTTTATTCTTGGACACGTTGAACGAGCTGGTGGCCACCCATAGCGAGGACCTTGGCGACTGGCTGTATGTCCTGTGCGCCAGGCTCTTAAATAAATTAGGCACCGATCTCCTCGGGTCTATCCAGGCCAAAATTCACAAAACTCTCGATGTCGTCAG AGAATGTTTCCCAGGGGAACAACTGCTACCAGCGGTAATGAGGTATCTCACGGATCCCACTCAGACGCCTAACACTCGCGTGAAGGTAGCCACCCTTACCTTTATAACTCAAATAGCAGAAACGGCGGAGCCGTCTGCGTTAAGTAATTCCGCGGGGACGGCACTCGCGAGGTTACTTGATTGGTCCAATGATGTTAAGAGCCAGGATGTCAGAAGGCATGCACAGAACGCTGTCATATCTCTATACAATTTGAACCCCCCGAAAGTGACCATGATATTGGCCGAGTTACCCAAGTCTTACCAG GAAGCAGCATTACCCCTAGTACAGAACCATCTTAGAAAATCCTCAGGCTCCAATCCAGCATCGCCTGGTACACCTCCTCCCAGGGCTCAAAGCTCTCCGGCACGTTCGAAGCTCAAGACCGAGGTGGAGAACGCTGATGAGAACCTGGAAGAAGTTTATAA TACTTCTCACAGATCGTTAAGACGCACCACAGCGGAGATTCAGAATTATGGGTTTGAACGTTTAGAAAGAGCGACCACAAGTAAAGACAGCGGGATCAGCAATATGGCTGATGTGGAAGAGAAAATAGAAGGTCTTACGTTGTGTAACTCG GGTCGCTCATCTTCTGTTTCTTCGCCCACCCAAAGAGGACGATCCGTTACGAGTATTATCACTGTCAATGGATCCAGCGACACGATCGCGGGAGATCTCATTCTACCTCAAGAAAATAATGGTTACAAGAGCCACA CGGGGCCTTTACCAGATTCGGCGAAGAGGCCAGAAGTTTTAGATAATATGATAAAAACGCTCCAATCAAAGATGACACAAACTGACGAAAAAGTATTAGCTCTACAAGAGTTCCAATTATACGTTCGGGAAGGCGACGCTGCGTTCATTAAACAGCATTTTAA GAAACTGCTTAAGACGCTGCTAGATAGTCTGACTAACGACAGCAAGAAGATGCAAGTAGAAGTACTTCAAACGCTAATGGACATGCTTAAGTGTCCCGAGCTCGTAGACAGTTTTTCCGTGTACCCCGAACTGCTCGTTTTAAAAGTAATTAACGCGTACAAATTGGACGATCAGAAACTAGATTCTTccagtagcagcagcagcaataGCGGCAACACGAGAACTAAC GTTTTCTGGGTGGCAGAAAAATGTGCCGCGACGATAGCGATGGTTCTAAAGCCAGAGCAGGTCATACATTTAGTCTCAACTATAATCACCACTGAACCGTACCCCTTGAACATGGGAGCGATTAAAATGCTGCACAAAGTAGTGGAACACTGGGGCCGGGAAGCGATAGAGCCGCATCTATCCAAAGTTATGCCTGGCCTCATCAAG GCTTATGACGATAGCGAAAGTGCAGTACGTAAGAGCGCTGTGTTCTGTATGGTGGCGATACATTTGGCAGTCGGCGAGGAGGTGTTGAAGCCTCACCTGAGCTGTCTGTACACCAGCAAACTAAAGCTTCTGAACATCTACATCCAGCGCGCGCAACAGGCGAACAGTCAACCGGCTAGTCCGCGTAGTAATAGCAAGAATTAA
- the Chb gene encoding CLIP-associating protein isoform X6 — protein sequence MNDAGIIVSSGHRCLHRGLKKYPSIDHKIWDPSSRWILQWDNIVKHPGARARGCHCDIHKPPWLYPDLVGKSMDETDRAIKSAPVKRSTAPPKRGQFGPAKAPPSAIAHPGNTPQTVPRATTVKRNVSIKSAAGQAGAVDEETFVTAFEDVPSVNLFSARDLEEQMKTIREIIGDDKKDWKQRTESMKKLRSIVIAGGINYENFMECLKNMQRAFEVACTDLRSQVVREACITLAYLSLHLKNKFASSGEAVLLTLMNLIQNSAKVVASAGAVAVRFILQNTHCSRFVPIITSCLNNKSKDIRRASCEYLNLVLQTWPTQILQKHVQILQDTIKKGIADSDSEARAFARKSYWAFKDHFPEQAEALLNSLDTAYKRSLMSLSNSGSINSLNVVTRSASVSPRTSRPAMSATGSTENLHQTAGQPHGPLRRTPSLPRSYRQSGIPILQRPTDCHYRGTPGGRSTSAIDLQAAQRAKARMMYANISRQKASLPRPSKSPDTTAVASPERTARTRTRMSGVSQSQPSSRSGSPSSRLSYATYNREGESLIARPRRLSGHGIRSTGNSREPSPQRFGMDRSFASKIRGRNLYMSPTDRPQSRPVMAQKMLQQSREAESALADALTFDNIDSYTRTPRGKGDHSDDSETSSICSERSMDSFRRPNDSFSWSGSQQRLYRDMWDQSIPKDIKEIIENCAHKHWGDRKEGLVGLQHFLSNGNTLTETQLRKVTDIFTKMFMDSHTKVFSLFLDTLNELVATHSEDLGDWLYVLCARLLNKLGTDLLGSIQAKIHKTLDVVRECFPGEQLLPAVMRYLTDPTQTPNTRVKVATLTFITQIAETAEPSALSNSAGTALARLLDWSNDVKSQDVRRHAQNAVISLYNLNPPKVTMILAELPKSYQEAALPLVQNHLRKSSGSNPASPGTPPPRAQSSPARSKLKTEVENADENLEEVYNTSHRSLRRTTAEIQNYGFERLERATTSKDSGISNMADVEEKIEGLTLCNSGRSSSVSSPTQRGRSVTSIITVNGSSDTIAGDLILPQENNGYKSHTGPLPDSAKRPEVLDNMIKTLQSKMTQTDEKVLALQEFQLYVREGDAAFIKQHFKKLLKTLLDSLTNDSKKMQVEVLQTLMDMLKCPELVDSFSVYPELLVLKVINAYKLDDQKLDSSSSSSSNSGNTRTNVFWVAEKCAATIAMVLKPEQVIHLVSTIITTEPYPLNMGAIKMLHKVVEHWGREAIEPHLSKVMPGLIKAYDDSESAVRKSAVFCMVAIHLAVGEEVLKPHLSCLYTSKLKLLNIYIQRAQQANSQPASPRSNSKN from the exons ATGAATGACGCCGGTATAATTGTGTCAAGCGGCCACCGCTGCCTGCACAGAGGATTAAAAAAATATCCTAGTATCGATCATAAGATATGGGATCCAAGTAGTAGATGGATTCTTCAATGGGATAACATTGTAAAGCACCCAGGTGCTAGAGCGAGAGGATGCCATTGTGACATTCACAAGCCACCATGGCTATATCCAGACTTAG TTGGAAAGAGCATGGACGAGACGGACAGAGCG ATTAAGTCAGCTCCTGTGAAGAGGTCAACGGCTCCTCCAAAGAGAGGACAATTTGGACCTGCGAAAGCTCCCCCGTCTGCTATTG CTCATCCTGGTAACACTCCACAAACGGTTCCAAGGGCAACAACCGTCAAAAGAAACGTATCAATAAAATCAGCAGCAG GTCAGGCTGGTGCTGTCGACGAGGAAACTTTCGTCACAGCATTCGAAGATGTGCCATCCGTGAACTTGTTCTCAGCAAGGGATCTAGAAGAACAGATGAAAACGATAAGAGAAATTATTGGCGACGATAAGAAGGACTGGAAGCAAAGAACAGAGAGC ATGAAAAAACTGCGATCAATCGTGATCGCGGGGGGTATAAATTACGAGAACTTCATGGAGTGTTTAAAGAACATGCAAAGAGCGTTCGAGGTCGCCTGCACGGATCTCAGGTCGCAAGTCGTGAGGGAAGCGTGTATCACCTTAGCGTATCTGAGTCTACACTTGAAAAATAAGTTCGCTAGTTCTGGAGAGGCAGTCTTGCTCACCTTAATGAACCTGATACAAAATAGTGCCAAG GTCGTGGCATCAGCCGGTGCAGTGGCCGTCAGGTTTATTCTACAGAACACACACTGCAGCCGTTTCGTGCCAATTATCACGTCGTGTTTAAACAACAAAAGTAAAGACATACGACGAGCCTCCTGTGAATATCTGAATTTAGTTCTGCAAACGTGGCCTACCCAGATATTGCAGAAACATGTACAAATTTTACAAGACACAATCAAGAAGGGCATCGCGGACTCGGATTCGGAAGCGAGAGCTTTCGCCAGAAA GTCATACTGGGCATTCAAAGATCATTTTCCGGAACAAGCAGAAGCGCTGCTCAATAGTCTGGACACTGCGTACAAACGATCTCTGATGTCGCTTAGCAATAGCGGTAGTATAAACAGTTTGAATGTGGTCACGAGATCGGCGAGTGTCAGCCCTAGGACATCCCGACCTGCGATGAGCGCCACAG GTAGTACGGAAAATTTGCATCAGACCGCGGGTCAACCACACGGCCCGCTCAGACGTACCCCGTCCTTGCCACGGTCTTATCGTCAGTCCGGTATCCCAATTCTACAGAGACCCACTGATTGTCATT ATCGTGGAACACCGGGCGGTAGATCAACGAGCGCCATAGATCTGCAAGCCGCACAAAGAGCAAAAGCTAGGATGATGTACGCAAACATCAGCAGGCAGAAAGCCTCCCTCC CGCGTCCCAGTAAATCACCAGACACCACAGCAGTGGCTAGTCCAGAAAGAACCGCAAGAACAAGAACGAGAATGTCCGGAGTGTCGCAATCTCAGC CCAGCAGTCGGTCGGGATCACCGTCGTCTAGGTTGAGTTACGCCACGTATAATCGCGAAGGAGAATCCTTGATCGCAAGGCCCAGGCGATTATCTGGACATGGCATCAGAAGCACCGGCAACAGCCGCGAACCTAGCCCGCAAAGGTTCGGAATGGACAGGAGTTTCGCTAGTAAAATACG GGGAAGGAATTTGTACATGTCGCCGACGGACAGGCCTCAATCCAGACCGGTGATGGCACAAAAAATGCTGCAACAGTCGCGCGAAGCGGAATCAGCGTTGGCGGATGCGCTCACCTTCGACAATATCGACAGTTACACCAGAACGCCCAGGGGCAAAGGTGATCACAGTGACGACAGCGAAACTAGCAGTATATGCTCTGAAAGGAGCATGGACAGCTTTAGACGACCGAATGAC TCGTTCTCATGGAGTGGCTCCCAGCAAAGACTGTACCGTGATATGTGGGATCAGTCTATCCCTAAG GATATTaaggaaattattgaaaattgtgcgCATAAACATTGGGGAGATAGGAAAGAGGGTTTGGTAGGCTTACAACATTTCCTCTCCAATGGGAACACGCTTACGGAGACGCAGCTGCGCAAAGTAACAGACATCTTTACTAAGATGTTCATGGATTCACACACGAAGGTGTTCAGTTTATTCTTGGACACGTTGAACGAGCTGGTGGCCACCCATAGCGAGGACCTTGGCGACTGGCTGTATGTCCTGTGCGCCAGGCTCTTAAATAAATTAGGCACCGATCTCCTCGGGTCTATCCAGGCCAAAATTCACAAAACTCTCGATGTCGTCAG AGAATGTTTCCCAGGGGAACAACTGCTACCAGCGGTAATGAGGTATCTCACGGATCCCACTCAGACGCCTAACACTCGCGTGAAGGTAGCCACCCTTACCTTTATAACTCAAATAGCAGAAACGGCGGAGCCGTCTGCGTTAAGTAATTCCGCGGGGACGGCACTCGCGAGGTTACTTGATTGGTCCAATGATGTTAAGAGCCAGGATGTCAGAAGGCATGCACAGAACGCTGTCATATCTCTATACAATTTGAACCCCCCGAAAGTGACCATGATATTGGCCGAGTTACCCAAGTCTTACCAG GAAGCAGCATTACCCCTAGTACAGAACCATCTTAGAAAATCCTCAGGCTCCAATCCAGCATCGCCTGGTACACCTCCTCCCAGGGCTCAAAGCTCTCCGGCACGTTCGAAGCTCAAGACCGAGGTGGAGAACGCTGATGAGAACCTGGAAGAAGTTTATAA TACTTCTCACAGATCGTTAAGACGCACCACAGCGGAGATTCAGAATTATGGGTTTGAACGTTTAGAAAGAGCGACCACAAGTAAAGACAGCGGGATCAGCAATATGGCTGATGTGGAAGAGAAAATAGAAGGTCTTACGTTGTGTAACTCG GGTCGCTCATCTTCTGTTTCTTCGCCCACCCAAAGAGGACGATCCGTTACGAGTATTATCACTGTCAATGGATCCAGCGACACGATCGCGGGAGATCTCATTCTACCTCAAGAAAATAATGGTTACAAGAGCCACA CGGGGCCTTTACCAGATTCGGCGAAGAGGCCAGAAGTTTTAGATAATATGATAAAAACGCTCCAATCAAAGATGACACAAACTGACGAAAAAGTATTAGCTCTACAAGAGTTCCAATTATACGTTCGGGAAGGCGACGCTGCGTTCATTAAACAGCATTTTAA GAAACTGCTTAAGACGCTGCTAGATAGTCTGACTAACGACAGCAAGAAGATGCAAGTAGAAGTACTTCAAACGCTAATGGACATGCTTAAGTGTCCCGAGCTCGTAGACAGTTTTTCCGTGTACCCCGAACTGCTCGTTTTAAAAGTAATTAACGCGTACAAATTGGACGATCAGAAACTAGATTCTTccagtagcagcagcagcaataGCGGCAACACGAGAACTAAC GTTTTCTGGGTGGCAGAAAAATGTGCCGCGACGATAGCGATGGTTCTAAAGCCAGAGCAGGTCATACATTTAGTCTCAACTATAATCACCACTGAACCGTACCCCTTGAACATGGGAGCGATTAAAATGCTGCACAAAGTAGTGGAACACTGGGGCCGGGAAGCGATAGAGCCGCATCTATCCAAAGTTATGCCTGGCCTCATCAAG GCTTATGACGATAGCGAAAGTGCAGTACGTAAGAGCGCTGTGTTCTGTATGGTGGCGATACATTTGGCAGTCGGCGAGGAGGTGTTGAAGCCTCACCTGAGCTGTCTGTACACCAGCAAACTAAAGCTTCTGAACATCTACATCCAGCGCGCGCAACAGGCGAACAGTCAACCGGCTAGTCCGCGTAGTAATAGCAAGAATTAA